From a region of the Cognatiyoonia koreensis genome:
- a CDS encoding ABC transporter ATP-binding protein: MSDNAIEITGLKKTYAATKKAPPKDALKGIDLVIPRGSIFGLLGPNGAGKSTLINILAGLVTKTAGSVKIWGFDQDVNPRQSRAAIGIMPQEPNLDPFFTPGGSLEVQAGLYGVPRSQRRTDEILELIGLSDKRDAYARSLSGGMRRRLLLGKALVHSPQILVLDEPTAGVDIELRNQLWANVRKLNEDGMTIILTTHYLEEAQEMCDEIAIINNGEKIVQDSTANLLSRLDSKTLAITPTSDSILPDLPDAITGSVSTDGTLRFTYSAKAISADQILHIVKDAGITIADIRSEEADLEDVFLALTKSD; the protein is encoded by the coding sequence ATGAGCGACAATGCGATCGAAATCACCGGGCTGAAAAAGACCTATGCTGCGACCAAGAAAGCGCCGCCGAAAGACGCCCTGAAAGGCATTGACCTCGTCATTCCACGCGGCTCCATCTTTGGGCTGCTTGGTCCGAATGGCGCAGGCAAATCCACGTTGATCAATATTCTGGCAGGTCTGGTCACCAAAACCGCTGGTTCTGTGAAGATCTGGGGCTTCGATCAGGATGTGAACCCGCGCCAGTCCCGCGCTGCCATTGGCATTATGCCGCAAGAACCCAACCTTGACCCGTTTTTCACGCCGGGTGGATCGCTGGAGGTTCAGGCCGGATTGTACGGTGTTCCGCGGAGTCAGCGGCGCACAGACGAAATTCTTGAATTGATCGGTCTGTCAGACAAACGGGATGCATATGCCCGATCCCTTTCAGGTGGGATGCGGCGCCGTCTGCTTCTGGGCAAGGCGCTTGTTCATTCACCACAAATTCTGGTGCTGGATGAACCAACCGCCGGCGTCGATATCGAATTGCGCAATCAGCTTTGGGCCAACGTGCGCAAACTGAATGAGGATGGTATGACGATCATCCTGACGACGCACTACCTCGAAGAAGCGCAGGAGATGTGCGACGAGATCGCGATCATCAATAACGGTGAAAAGATTGTGCAAGACAGCACTGCCAACCTGTTGTCGCGACTGGACAGCAAGACGCTTGCAATCACACCTACGTCGGATTCCATCTTGCCTGACCTGCCAGACGCAATCACCGGTAGCGTATCAACCGACGGTACGCTGCGCTTTACCTATTCTGCAAAGGCAATCAGCGCCGATCAGATCCTGCATATCGTCAAGGACGCAGGTATCACGATCGCTGATATCCGAAGTGAAGAGGCTGATCTAGAAGATGTCTTTCTTGCCCTGACCAAGTCTGACTGA
- a CDS encoding HIT domain-containing protein, whose protein sequence is MQFEYDDQNIFAKILRSEIPNATVFENDHALAFNDINPQAPVHVLIIPKGPYVSLDHFARDASPEEQVGFMAAVAEVCRLTGVDDGFRAIANTRTHGVQDVPHYHMHIIGGTQLGRMLPA, encoded by the coding sequence ATGCAGTTCGAATATGACGATCAGAACATTTTCGCAAAGATTTTGCGGAGCGAAATCCCGAACGCCACCGTGTTCGAAAACGACCATGCCCTTGCCTTCAACGATATTAACCCGCAAGCGCCGGTGCATGTGCTGATCATCCCGAAAGGGCCTTATGTCTCTCTCGATCATTTCGCACGGGATGCATCGCCTGAAGAACAGGTCGGTTTCATGGCCGCTGTCGCAGAAGTTTGCCGGCTCACAGGCGTTGACGATGGCTTTCGTGCCATTGCGAACACGCGAACACACGGCGTGCAGGATGTCCCTCATTACCACATGCATATCATCGGTGGGACGCAGTTGGGCAGGATGCTCCCGGCCTAA
- a CDS encoding DUF5928 domain-containing protein yields MAKIAFILLCHKDPDAIIQQARQLTAVGDYIAIHFDARSSKDAYAKIKTELSDNPNVTYAKKRIKCGWGAWSLVQATLYAVEAAVEDFPRASHFYMVSGDCMAIKSAVHTHKFLDAEDVDYIESFDYFDSDWIKTGFKEERLIYRHFFNERTQKPLFYAAFNFQRRFGLTRQIPKDLQIMIGSQWWCLRRRTIEFVLEFVRKRKDVMRFFRTTWIPDETFFQTIVRHLVPKEEIRTRTLTFLMFTDYGMPATFYNDHYDLLLAQDGLFARKISPEAKELKNRLGVLYASDREDFRISNEGRSLFKFLTGRGRIGRRFATRFWETETSLGRERELLIIACKKWHVAKRLTDAIRAETDVPAIDYLFNEDDTNMPDLGGIQSTLGKRTRHRRALMRMLFDYYQTNKLVICLDTANIDLMQDFFSDRSNTRLLEIDCTFSDEYLTGHARRVGLAGDHTSRETLDQLLPTIRYDVIFESDRIRDANFAGTYRLREVANETENARALAAFLGIEDEAAEKLAKTPYLFVD; encoded by the coding sequence ATGGCAAAAATCGCCTTCATTCTCCTGTGTCACAAAGATCCGGATGCCATCATCCAGCAGGCCAGACAGTTGACAGCGGTGGGCGATTACATCGCGATTCACTTCGATGCCCGCTCCTCGAAAGACGCGTACGCGAAAATTAAAACCGAACTGTCCGACAATCCAAACGTGACCTATGCCAAAAAGCGGATCAAATGCGGCTGGGGTGCTTGGAGTCTGGTGCAGGCCACGCTTTACGCAGTGGAGGCCGCGGTTGAAGACTTCCCAAGGGCGAGCCATTTCTACATGGTGTCCGGCGATTGCATGGCGATCAAATCAGCGGTTCATACGCATAAATTCCTTGATGCAGAAGATGTCGATTACATCGAAAGCTTTGACTATTTCGATAGCGACTGGATCAAGACGGGCTTCAAGGAAGAACGGTTGATCTATCGACATTTCTTCAACGAACGCACGCAAAAGCCGTTGTTCTATGCGGCTTTCAATTTTCAGCGCCGTTTCGGATTGACGCGGCAAATCCCGAAGGATTTGCAAATCATGATCGGCAGCCAATGGTGGTGCCTGCGCCGTCGTACGATCGAATTCGTTCTGGAATTCGTGCGTAAGCGCAAGGATGTGATGCGGTTCTTCAGAACGACCTGGATTCCGGATGAGACGTTTTTTCAGACAATCGTCCGACATCTTGTTCCGAAAGAGGAAATCAGAACACGCACACTGACGTTCCTGATGTTTACCGACTACGGGATGCCGGCGACGTTTTATAACGATCACTACGATTTGCTGCTTGCGCAGGACGGGCTTTTTGCGCGGAAAATCAGCCCCGAGGCAAAAGAACTCAAGAACCGATTGGGAGTCCTCTATGCCTCTGACCGCGAGGACTTTCGGATTTCGAACGAGGGACGCAGCCTGTTCAAGTTCCTGACAGGACGTGGCCGGATCGGCCGCCGCTTCGCGACCCGTTTCTGGGAAACGGAAACCTCTCTCGGTCGCGAACGCGAGCTGCTCATCATCGCTTGTAAAAAGTGGCATGTCGCCAAGCGCCTGACAGATGCGATCCGGGCCGAAACCGATGTCCCCGCGATTGATTATCTCTTCAACGAAGACGACACTAACATGCCCGACCTGGGTGGTATTCAGTCCACGCTGGGTAAACGCACCCGGCATCGTCGCGCGCTGATGCGCATGCTCTTTGATTACTACCAGACCAACAAACTGGTGATCTGTCTTGATACGGCAAACATCGACCTGATGCAGGATTTCTTCTCTGACCGTTCGAACACGCGATTGCTGGAAATCGATTGTACGTTCAGCGATGAATACCTGACCGGTCATGCGCGCCGCGTCGGTCTTGCAGGGGATCATACGTCCAGGGAAACACTGGACCAGTTGCTGCCAACGATCCGCTACGATGTGATTTTCGAAAGCGACCGTATTCGCGATGCGAATTTTGCGGGCACGTATCGTCTTCGTGAGGTCGCAAACGAGACCGAAAACGCGCGCGCTCTTGCGGCGTTCCTCGGGATCGAGGACGAGGCCGCCGAGAAACTTGCCAAAACACCTTATCTATTTGTCGACTAA
- a CDS encoding sulfotransferase family protein, with protein sequence MGFPGTWMTNSESVVYRVVPKCACSTIGQIMFYSDHGEFFDGDIHDAQHGMHKWAMDDSQPLITANVKAHKSFAFTCVRNPYTRILSSFFDKICGIQRNGRYYRGNLVPLLIQKYGIEVGDPENGFEFDQIKSFRRFLLFARDTIRWRRPMEPDIHWSAMSGHISTFIVNGGRYDKIFWTEQFNDGMQQVLDKIETPNAIDLAKIPRFNESEGHGPKRLHPVEDYFDDLSMHLMYEVYKKDFNLFKYDFENPANKMPIGEIDLNEVHAKLGE encoded by the coding sequence ATGGGGTTTCCCGGTACATGGATGACGAACAGCGAAAGCGTTGTGTATCGGGTCGTTCCGAAATGCGCCTGTTCGACCATCGGTCAGATCATGTTCTATTCAGATCATGGCGAATTCTTCGATGGTGACATCCATGATGCGCAGCACGGGATGCATAAATGGGCGATGGATGACAGCCAGCCGCTCATCACAGCCAATGTCAAAGCGCACAAATCTTTTGCCTTCACTTGCGTGCGCAATCCTTACACCCGTATCCTGTCATCCTTCTTCGACAAGATTTGCGGTATCCAGCGCAACGGACGCTATTACCGAGGGAACCTCGTCCCCCTGCTGATCCAGAAATACGGCATTGAAGTCGGCGATCCCGAGAACGGATTCGAATTTGACCAGATCAAATCGTTTCGCCGGTTCCTGTTGTTTGCGCGCGATACCATCCGGTGGCGTCGTCCGATGGAACCTGACATCCACTGGTCTGCCATGTCCGGCCATATCTCGACATTCATTGTGAATGGCGGTCGCTATGACAAGATTTTCTGGACGGAACAGTTCAACGATGGGATGCAACAGGTTCTCGACAAGATCGAAACGCCCAATGCCATCGATCTTGCCAAGATTCCCCGCTTTAACGAAAGTGAAGGGCATGGGCCAAAACGGCTGCATCCGGTCGAGGATTATTTCGATGATCTGTCCATGCACCTGATGTACGAGGTCTACAAGAAGGACTTCAATCTGTTCAAATACGACTTTGAGAACCCAGCCAACAAAATGCCGATTGGCGAGATTGACCTGAACGAAGTGCACGCCAAGTTAGGCGAGTGA
- a CDS encoding adenosine kinase: MSYDVIGIGNAIVDVIGAAEDTFLDHMGIEKGIMQLIEKDRAEVLYAAMTERVETPGGSVANTIAGLGSLGLSTAFIGKVKDDALGRFYAKGMEDAGTAFPNPPVPDATAPTSRSMIFVSPDGERSMNTYLGAGADLDQKDVPADIFSGSKMLFLEGYLFDKDHGKTAFAEAARLMRAAGGKSGITLSDPFCADRHRADFQDLIANEMDFVLGNAAEWTTLYETDDLESAVAQAAAVCDVVVCTHSGKPVWIHAGDQHIQVPVTPVTPVDATGAGDQFATGFLFGLSRGLSLETCGRMGVVAAAEVIGHIGPRPKADLSDLFKSAGLF, encoded by the coding sequence ATGAGCTATGACGTAATTGGGATCGGCAATGCGATTGTCGATGTGATTGGTGCGGCCGAAGACACCTTTCTGGACCATATGGGTATCGAGAAGGGGATCATGCAGCTGATCGAAAAGGATCGTGCAGAGGTACTTTATGCAGCCATGACAGAGCGGGTGGAAACCCCCGGTGGGTCTGTCGCGAATACCATTGCTGGTCTTGGCAGTCTTGGCCTTTCCACAGCATTCATTGGTAAGGTCAAAGATGACGCACTCGGTCGTTTCTACGCCAAGGGGATGGAGGATGCAGGCACTGCATTTCCCAATCCACCTGTTCCCGATGCAACGGCTCCGACTTCGCGGTCAATGATTTTCGTCTCCCCTGATGGGGAGAGGTCGATGAACACCTATTTGGGCGCTGGTGCCGATCTTGACCAAAAGGACGTGCCCGCAGACATCTTTTCTGGCAGCAAGATGCTGTTTCTTGAGGGCTATCTGTTCGACAAGGACCACGGAAAGACAGCCTTCGCAGAAGCCGCACGGCTGATGCGTGCGGCTGGGGGCAAATCAGGCATCACGCTGTCCGATCCGTTCTGTGCAGATCGGCATCGGGCGGATTTTCAAGACCTGATCGCGAACGAAATGGATTTCGTTCTGGGCAATGCTGCCGAATGGACCACGCTTTACGAGACGGATGATCTGGAATCCGCCGTCGCGCAAGCCGCTGCGGTGTGTGATGTGGTTGTCTGCACGCATTCAGGTAAACCGGTCTGGATTCACGCAGGTGACCAACACATTCAGGTGCCAGTCACGCCTGTGACGCCAGTGGATGCCACGGGAGCCGGTGATCAGTTTGCGACAGGATTTCTTTTTGGATTGTCGCGCGGTCTATCGCTTGAAACCTGCGGCAGGATGGGGGTTGTCGCCGCAGCAGAGGTAATCGGCCATATCGGACCAAGGCCAAAGGCAGACCTGTCCGACCTGTTCAAGTCGGCCGGATTGTTTTGA
- the nth gene encoding endonuclease III, protein MAKQLDYHTIRRIFERFQAAEAEPKGELEHVNVYTLCVAVALSAQATDAGVNRATRALFKVADTPQKMLDLGIDGLTEHIKTIGLFRQKAKNAMKMSQILVDEYGGEVPNSRAALQSLPGVGRKTANVVLNMWWGQPAQAVDTHIFRVGNRTGIAPGKDVDAVERAIEDHIPADFQLHAHHWLILHGRYTCVARKPKCQACLIRDLCQFEDKTV, encoded by the coding sequence ATGGCAAAACAACTTGATTACCACACCATTCGGCGTATCTTCGAACGCTTTCAAGCCGCAGAGGCGGAACCGAAGGGCGAGTTGGAACATGTGAATGTTTACACGCTTTGCGTCGCTGTTGCGCTGTCTGCGCAGGCGACGGATGCCGGAGTGAACCGGGCCACACGTGCGCTTTTCAAGGTGGCGGACACACCGCAAAAGATGCTCGATCTCGGGATCGACGGGCTGACAGAGCACATCAAGACGATTGGCCTGTTTCGCCAGAAGGCCAAGAACGCGATGAAAATGAGCCAGATCCTCGTGGATGAATACGGCGGAGAGGTGCCAAATTCCCGCGCTGCCTTGCAATCGCTTCCGGGTGTGGGTCGAAAGACTGCTAACGTGGTGCTGAACATGTGGTGGGGGCAACCTGCGCAGGCTGTGGACACGCATATTTTCCGGGTCGGCAACCGCACAGGCATTGCACCGGGCAAGGATGTCGATGCAGTTGAACGCGCGATCGAGGACCATATTCCAGCAGATTTCCAACTGCACGCCCACCACTGGCTAATCCTGCACGGGCGCTATACATGCGTCGCCAGAAAACCCAAATGCCAGGCATGTCTGATCCGCGACCTCTGCCAATTCGAGGACAAGACTGTATGA
- a CDS encoding bifunctional helix-turn-helix domain-containing protein/methylated-DNA--[protein]-cysteine S-methyltransferase — protein MTQENAYHYQVMARAIELLDAADETLSLADIAAQMKMSPAHFQRLFSQWVGVSPKRYQQYLTLGHAKTLLRERFTMLETADSVGLSGSGRLHDLFLRWEAMSPGEFAAGGKGLTIKWGWFDSAFGPALVMGTDKGICGLAFAAESGMEAAMDDLTSRWPDAEFAEDHAALSSWARAALAMDGDTRLHMIGAPFQLKVWEALLAIPSGHVTTYSEIAKSIGHPKAVRAVGTAVGRNPVSWLIPCHRALRKSGALGGYHWGLPVKRAMLAYESAKADAAA, from the coding sequence ATGACACAGGAAAACGCATATCACTACCAGGTCATGGCCCGCGCAATCGAGCTGCTGGATGCCGCGGACGAAACGCTTTCACTGGCGGACATCGCCGCACAGATGAAAATGTCACCGGCCCATTTCCAACGCCTGTTTTCGCAATGGGTCGGCGTCAGCCCCAAGCGCTATCAGCAGTACCTGACGCTTGGCCACGCCAAGACGCTTTTGCGTGAACGCTTTACCATGCTTGAAACGGCAGACTCGGTTGGCCTGTCCGGATCCGGACGCTTGCATGATCTGTTTCTACGCTGGGAGGCCATGTCGCCGGGTGAATTCGCGGCAGGCGGGAAAGGCCTGACCATAAAATGGGGTTGGTTTGACAGTGCGTTCGGGCCAGCACTGGTGATGGGGACAGACAAGGGGATTTGCGGTCTGGCTTTCGCAGCGGAGTCCGGCATGGAAGCGGCGATGGACGACTTGACTTCACGCTGGCCGGACGCCGAATTCGCCGAAGACCATGCAGCACTTTCGAGTTGGGCGCGTGCCGCATTGGCAATGGATGGTGACACCCGTCTTCACATGATCGGAGCCCCGTTTCAGTTGAAGGTCTGGGAGGCGCTTTTGGCGATCCCGTCAGGGCACGTGACAACCTATAGCGAAATAGCGAAATCAATCGGTCATCCGAAAGCGGTCCGCGCTGTCGGTACAGCCGTCGGGCGTAATCCGGTGAGCTGGCTGATTCCCTGTCACCGTGCACTGCGCAAATCGGGTGCGCTTGGCGGGTATCATTGGGGGCTTCCGGTGAAACGCGCGATGCTCGCCTACGAGTCGGCGAAGGCGGACGCCGCCGCGTAA
- a CDS encoding OmpA family protein, protein MTLTKISLGLAAVAFVAACDGTRPNNNQNAEQGALIGAGVGALAGVISGDSVDERRRNAVLGAAIGAAGGAAIGNQLDRQEEELRRSLGGNVGIVNNGNNLVVTLPQDILFATNSTSVSGSAQADLRTLAASMNQYPNTTVNVIGHTDNVGDASFNFDLSQRRAQAVSSVLINAGVNPSRIRSVGRGEDAPVATNLTADGRQQNRRVEIVITPN, encoded by the coding sequence ATGACACTGACTAAAATCTCTCTCGGTCTTGCAGCGGTCGCATTTGTTGCCGCGTGTGATGGAACCCGACCAAACAACAACCAGAACGCAGAACAAGGCGCACTGATCGGTGCCGGCGTCGGTGCACTTGCAGGCGTCATTTCCGGCGACAGCGTCGACGAGCGCCGCCGCAATGCTGTTCTTGGTGCCGCAATTGGTGCCGCTGGTGGTGCCGCAATCGGCAACCAGCTGGACCGCCAGGAAGAAGAGCTGCGTCGCTCGCTTGGTGGCAACGTGGGTATCGTGAACAACGGCAACAATCTTGTCGTGACGCTGCCACAGGACATCCTGTTTGCAACGAATTCCACCTCTGTATCCGGTTCAGCACAGGCTGATCTGCGCACACTCGCAGCGTCAATGAACCAGTACCCGAACACTACGGTGAATGTCATTGGTCACACTGACAACGTGGGCGACGCTTCATTCAACTTTGACCTGTCCCAGCGCCGTGCGCAGGCCGTATCTTCGGTACTCATCAACGCTGGCGTGAACCCGTCGCGAATCCGCTCTGTCGGTCGTGGCGAAGACGCACCTGTGGCAACAAACCTGACAGCCGATGGCCGTCAGCAGAACCGCCGCGTCGAAATCGTTATCACCCCTAACTAA
- a CDS encoding FadR/GntR family transcriptional regulator: protein MPFETVQQEKLSHGVMRQIESLILRGILRPGERLPSERELSERMGVSRPSLREALADLQNRGLLTSKAGAGVFVADVLGSAFSPALITLFATHDAAVFDYLSFRRDMEGLAAERAARLGTETDLKVIDTIFRKMEVAHQKRNPNDEAQLDADFHLAIIEASHNIIMLHMMRSMYELLREGVFYNRGIMFKQRMTRDQLLDQHRAINDALQARDPEGARAAVATHLDYVKQALTDQQKVDENEVYAKKRFAHEQER from the coding sequence ATGCCATTTGAAACCGTTCAGCAGGAGAAACTCTCGCATGGCGTGATGCGCCAGATTGAAAGCCTGATCCTGCGCGGGATTTTACGGCCCGGTGAAAGGCTGCCGTCTGAACGCGAATTAAGCGAACGGATGGGTGTTTCGCGTCCGTCACTGCGCGAAGCCCTGGCAGACCTCCAGAACCGCGGCTTACTGACCTCGAAAGCGGGGGCGGGTGTTTTTGTGGCGGATGTTCTGGGCAGTGCATTTTCACCAGCCTTGATAACCTTGTTTGCGACGCATGATGCGGCGGTTTTTGACTACCTCAGCTTTCGGCGCGACATGGAAGGCCTTGCCGCTGAACGCGCCGCACGGCTGGGCACAGAGACTGATCTGAAGGTCATCGACACGATCTTTCGGAAAATGGAAGTCGCCCATCAGAAGCGCAATCCGAACGACGAGGCCCAACTTGATGCCGATTTCCACCTCGCCATCATCGAGGCAAGCCACAACATCATCATGCTGCATATGATGCGCTCGATGTACGAACTGCTTCGCGAAGGCGTGTTTTACAATCGTGGAATCATGTTCAAGCAACGCATGACCCGTGACCAACTTCTGGATCAACACAGAGCGATCAATGATGCCTTGCAAGCCCGCGACCCCGAAGGCGCGCGCGCCGCTGTGGCGACCCACCTTGACTATGTGAAACAAGCGCTTACCGACCAGCAGAAGGTGGACGAGAACGAAGTCTACGCCAAGAAGAGGTTCGCGCACGAGCAGGAACGTTAG
- a CDS encoding F0F1 ATP synthase subunit B codes for MRYFATALLTVAASPAFAAGEKGFFSLANTDFIVLIAFLLFVGILLYYKVPTMVGKMLDRRADTIKSELDEAKALREEAQSLLASYERKHKEVQEQAKRIVTSAKEEAQRAAATAKDDIASSITRRLAAAEEQIDAAQAAAIKDIRNQAVTVAVAAARDVIAKQMDAKGANTLVDEAIATVGEKLH; via the coding sequence ATGCGCTATTTTGCAACCGCCCTTTTGACCGTCGCGGCCTCACCCGCATTTGCGGCGGGCGAAAAGGGTTTCTTTTCGCTGGCGAACACGGACTTCATCGTCCTGATCGCGTTCCTCTTGTTCGTGGGCATTCTGCTTTACTACAAGGTTCCGACAATGGTCGGCAAAATGCTCGACCGGCGTGCAGATACAATCAAGTCCGAGCTTGATGAAGCCAAAGCCCTTCGCGAAGAAGCGCAGTCGCTGCTTGCCTCTTACGAGCGTAAACACAAAGAAGTGCAAGAACAGGCCAAACGCATCGTGACTTCCGCAAAAGAAGAAGCCCAACGCGCTGCCGCGACCGCGAAAGACGATATCGCATCTTCCATCACTCGTCGCCTTGCCGCTGCTGAAGAACAGATCGACGCCGCGCAAGCTGCAGCGATCAAGGACATCCGCAACCAGGCCGTAACAGTTGCTGTCGCTGCCGCACGCGACGTCATCGCCAAACAGATGGACGCCAAAGGCGCCAACACACTGGTTGATGAAGCGATCGCCACGGTCGGTGAAAAGCTGCACTAA
- a CDS encoding F0F1 ATP synthase subunit B', whose amino-acid sequence MATETTEAVAGACVGPDGSAIGMPQLCADWMGNQVFWLVVALVVIFFIMSRIALPRIGAVLAERAGTITNDLSAAEELKQKAVEAEAAYEKALADARVEAAKIVADAKAEIQADLDAELAKADAQIAEKTAESEAAIAEIRDGAAKSVTEVAKDTAKAIVASMGGTADAKTINAAVSARMKG is encoded by the coding sequence ATGGCGACAGAAACAACAGAGGCCGTTGCAGGCGCATGCGTTGGACCAGATGGGTCTGCCATTGGCATGCCGCAGCTTTGCGCGGATTGGATGGGCAATCAGGTATTCTGGTTGGTGGTCGCGCTTGTCGTGATCTTCTTCATCATGTCGCGGATCGCTTTGCCGCGCATCGGGGCTGTTCTGGCCGAACGTGCTGGGACAATCACCAACGATCTGTCTGCGGCAGAAGAACTGAAGCAGAAAGCCGTCGAGGCTGAAGCAGCCTATGAAAAGGCACTGGCTGACGCCCGTGTCGAAGCCGCGAAAATCGTTGCTGACGCCAAAGCGGAAATTCAGGCTGATCTGGACGCTGAGCTTGCAAAAGCCGACGCGCAGATCGCTGAAAAGACTGCGGAAAGCGAAGCTGCAATCGCGGAGATCCGTGACGGCGCAGCCAAGAGCGTTACCGAAGTTGCCAAAGACACCGCAAAGGCAATCGTTGCCTCTATGGGTGGCACAGCGGACGCGAAAACAATTAACGCCGCCGTTTCAGCACGGATGAAAGGGTAG
- a CDS encoding F0F1 ATP synthase subunit C — MEGELAHIGAGLAAIGSGAAAIGVGTVAGNYLAGALRNPSAAASQTATLFIGLAFAEALGIFAFLVSLLLMFAV, encoded by the coding sequence ATGGAAGGTGAACTCGCACACATCGGCGCTGGTCTTGCTGCAATCGGTTCCGGCGCTGCCGCAATCGGTGTTGGTACTGTTGCTGGCAACTACCTCGCAGGCGCTTTGCGCAACCCATCTGCTGCTGCATCGCAGACAGCAACACTGTTCATCGGTCTGGCCTTCGCAGAAGCCCTGGGGATCTTCGCGTTCCTCGTCTCGCTCCTGCTGATGTTCGCCGTCTAA
- a CDS encoding F0F1 ATP synthase subunit A, which produces MATETDAQSEGGLVFHPLDQFIVKPLFGPGGMFGGPADGPTQIGMFTPTNVTLWMAVAVLCIFLLFVVGSRGRAIIPTRVQSIGELVYGFIYKMVEDVTGKDGVKYFPYIMTLFVFILFSNYLALLPMSYSPTSMIAVTAVLGFGVFICVTILGFVLNGAAFLGLFWMKDAPAILRPIIAIIEVISYFVRPVSHSIRLAGNIMAGHAVIKVFAGFAALALVSPLAILGITAIYGLEILVCGIQAYVFTILTCVYLKDALHPAH; this is translated from the coding sequence GTGGCGACTGAAACTGACGCACAATCCGAAGGCGGTCTGGTTTTCCATCCGCTGGATCAGTTCATCGTTAAGCCGTTGTTTGGACCGGGCGGCATGTTCGGTGGACCGGCTGACGGACCGACCCAGATCGGCATGTTCACACCGACAAACGTGACACTTTGGATGGCTGTCGCCGTCCTTTGCATCTTCCTTCTGTTTGTTGTTGGCTCGCGTGGCCGCGCAATCATCCCGACACGGGTGCAGTCCATTGGCGAACTGGTCTACGGCTTCATCTACAAGATGGTCGAAGACGTCACCGGCAAGGACGGCGTCAAGTATTTCCCGTACATCATGACGCTATTCGTATTTATTCTGTTCTCGAACTATCTCGCACTCTTGCCGATGTCTTATTCGCCGACATCCATGATCGCTGTGACTGCGGTCCTTGGTTTCGGGGTCTTCATCTGCGTGACGATCCTTGGCTTTGTGCTGAACGGCGCTGCATTCCTTGGCCTTTTCTGGATGAAAGACGCACCAGCGATCCTGCGCCCGATCATCGCCATCATCGAAGTGATCTCGTACTTCGTGCGCCCTGTCAGCCACTCTATTCGTCTGGCCGGTAACATCATGGCAGGCCACGCCGTGATCAAGGTTTTCGCAGGCTTTGCCGCGCTGGCGCTGGTGTCCCCACTCGCGATTCTGGGCATCACGGCGATTTATGGCTTGGAAATCCTCGTTTGCGGCATCCAGGCCTATGTTTTCACGATCTTGACGTGCGTCTACCTGAAAGACGCGCTGCATCCCGCACACTAA
- a CDS encoding AtpZ/AtpI family protein, with the protein MSDPTDPDDRLAALEARLAAKRAPQKVKDHAEEHYSQAQLAWRMVIELVAGLAIGFGIGYGLDYLLGTQPFMMVLFIFFGLAAGVLTMVRSAKEVQTKQEAAQAARDEGDESGD; encoded by the coding sequence TTGTCTGATCCGACAGATCCCGACGACCGGCTCGCAGCGCTAGAGGCCAGACTGGCTGCAAAGCGCGCGCCGCAGAAGGTCAAGGACCACGCAGAGGAGCACTATTCACAGGCGCAACTCGCCTGGCGCATGGTGATTGAATTGGTGGCCGGTCTCGCGATCGGTTTTGGCATCGGATACGGGCTGGATTACCTACTGGGAACCCAACCTTTCATGATGGTGCTGTTTATCTTCTTTGGCCTTGCGGCTGGTGTTCTCACCATGGTGCGCAGCGCCAAGGAAGTGCAAACGAAACAAGAAGCAGCGCAAGCTGCAAGAGACGAGGGTGACGAAAGTGGCGACTGA
- a CDS encoding ArsR/SmtB family transcription factor, whose amino-acid sequence MVSHLDIVFTALADSTRREILSMLLEDDMAVTDVAAPFDMSLAAISKHLQVLSAAALISQEKRGRVKWCKLEPDALREASVWMKGFGQMEGIDLDAFERFLDQEELAPRT is encoded by the coding sequence ATGGTTTCGCATCTGGACATCGTTTTCACGGCACTGGCCGACTCGACCCGCCGGGAAATCCTGTCGATGCTGCTTGAGGACGATATGGCTGTCACAGACGTTGCCGCCCCCTTTGATATGTCCCTGGCTGCGATATCAAAGCATTTGCAGGTGTTGTCTGCCGCGGCGCTGATCAGTCAGGAAAAGCGCGGGCGGGTCAAATGGTGCAAACTCGAACCCGACGCGCTGCGCGAAGCTTCCGTCTGGATGAAGGGATTCGGTCAGATGGAAGGCATCGACCTAGATGCATTCGAACGGTTCCTTGATCAGGAAGAGCTTGCGCCCCGGACGTAA